One genomic segment of Pseudomonadota bacterium includes these proteins:
- a CDS encoding SMP-30/gluconolactonase/LRE family protein, with product MNASAADTIYAKLESLDKRFDALISPSTRIEKIADGMEWSEGPLWDAKTQSLLFSDIPRNRVMQWNAKQGVSLFIERSGYSGAAAFTGREPGSNGLTFDSQGRLTLCQHGDRRIAYRDPYGAFVAVAVGYEGKRLNSPNDLVYDQKGNLYFTDPPFGLPGTFTDPNKDLPFNAVFRVDAEGKIAPVATELEAPNGLAFSPDYKTLYVANATAKEPIWKAYKVQRDGSLDKGRIFAEASSYVRKGDGVPDGLKVDVKGNVFATGPGGVHVFAPDGTRLGRIITDVPTANVAFGEDGSTLFITANHRVLRLRTKTKGMPLPVAK from the coding sequence GCCGACGGTATGGAGTGGTCCGAGGGGCCGCTGTGGGATGCGAAGACGCAGTCCCTGCTCTTCTCCGACATCCCGCGCAACCGTGTGATGCAGTGGAACGCGAAGCAAGGTGTGTCGCTGTTCATCGAACGGAGTGGCTATAGCGGCGCTGCGGCGTTCACCGGTCGCGAACCCGGATCGAACGGGCTCACCTTCGATTCGCAGGGACGGCTCACGTTGTGCCAGCACGGCGACCGCCGCATCGCCTATCGCGATCCGTACGGAGCATTCGTCGCCGTCGCCGTCGGCTACGAGGGCAAACGCCTGAACAGTCCCAACGACCTGGTGTACGACCAGAAAGGCAATCTGTACTTCACCGATCCGCCGTTTGGATTGCCCGGCACGTTCACGGACCCTAACAAGGATCTGCCCTTCAACGCGGTGTTCCGCGTCGATGCCGAAGGCAAGATTGCGCCGGTCGCGACCGAGCTCGAAGCGCCCAACGGACTCGCCTTCTCGCCGGACTACAAAACGCTGTACGTGGCGAATGCCACGGCAAAGGAACCGATCTGGAAGGCCTACAAGGTTCAACGCGATGGCAGTCTCGACAAGGGGCGCATCTTCGCGGAAGCGAGCAGCTACGTGAGAAAAGGCGACGGCGTGCCCGACGGCCTCAAGGTCGACGTCAAGGGCAATGTATTTGCCACCGGTCCCGGTGGCGTCCACGTATTTGCGCCCGACGGCACGCGCCTCGGCCGCATCATCACGGACGTGCCCACCGCCAACGTCGCCTTCGGCGAAGATGGTTCGACGTTGTTCATCACCGCCAATCACCGGGTGCTGCGTTTGCGCACCAAGACGAAGGGCATGCCGTTGCCCGTCGCCAAATAG